TCCGCGACGGCCAGCTCCTCGCCCGCAAGGTCGTCCGGGTCAACGATCCGCTCACCGTCGCGGGCTTCACGTTCCACGAGAACGGGTACGTGCCGGCCCCCGTCCTCACGATCCACGGCAGCGACGGCTCGCTCCTCTGGGACGGTCCCATCTCGCTCACCCAGACCCTCGGCGGATCGCCGTACGCGACGATGGGCGTGCCGGGTCGCGACCTGGGGATCCGGCTCCTCCTCCGGACCGGCTCGGGCGGCATCGCGGCACTCCTCGTCCTCCCGTATCGGGCGACCGGCACCGCGGCGGACGGGACGGTGACAACGAACGACCTGTTCCCGATGGCCCTCGCGATCGGCGATACGGCGACGTCGCCGGACGCCGGGATCACGGCCACGCTCAAGCGGATCGAGGGGGCGACGGTCATCATCGCCAAGAAGGACCCCGGCGCGCCCATCGTCTGGTTCGCCTTCATCCTCCTCATCCTCGGGCTGCTCATCACGTTCTACCTGCCGCGTCGCCGGGTCTGGACGCGGATCGCCCCGGACGGCGATCTCCAGATCGTCGGCCGATCGGATCGGTATGTCGATTTCGAGCGGGAGTTCGGCCGGCTGCTCGACGATCTCGTCCGCGTCCGGTCCGCCTGACGAGGGTGGCCACCCTCGGCGAGCTCCATCGGGACCTCTTCCCGTCGGCGGTCGCACGGCTCGGATCGCTCGACGGTGAGCGGGCGATCGGCTGGGTCCGGGTCCTCAAGGCGCGAGTGCCCGCGTTCGACGCGCTGGACGCCGGCGATCTCGCGCTCGTCCCGCTGTCCGCGCTCGCGATCGTCGCCGCCGGGGCGACGGAGGTGGCAGCGCTCGCTGAGGGGCTCGCGCGCAGCGGTGTCTCGGGGGTCGTGCTCGTCGCCGGAGACGTGGGGGTGGCCTCCGATCGGGCGGGCATCCTCGGGTCCGCGGGGGCCGTCGGGCAGGCGGGCACCGTCGGCCAGGTGGCAGGCGTCGGGTCGGCGGCTGCCGTCGGTTCGGCGGGTGCCGTCGGTTCCGCCGACGCCCTCGGGCAGGCCCTCGAGCGGTCGCTCGCGGAGGTGGACGTCCCGACGATCGCGATCGCCGGGGTGGACGTCGCGTCGCTCGAGCGGGCGATCATCGGGTACCTCGTCAATCGCCGTGCCGAGCTCGAGCGCCAGGCATCGCTCCTCGAGGCGCAGCTGCAGCGGCTCGCCCTCGGCGAGAGCGATCTCCCCGCGCTCGTGCGGGCGATCGGCGCGTTCCTCGGCCGAGCCGTCGCGCTGGAGGGATCGCGCGGCGACACACTCGCCGTGGAAGCTCCGGCGGATGTCGTCGCCGCGGCCGCGGCGTCAGCCGGATACCTGACCCGGATCGGGACGGCGCGGGCTCGCTCCGTCGCCCTGCGGGTCTCGCTGCCGACCGCGAGCGGGCCGTCGGGCGCGCTGCTCCTGCTCGGCGAACGCCCGGTCGGCGAGCTCGAACGCGTCGTCGCCGAGCGGATCGCCGGGCTCGTCGCCCTCGAGATCGCCCGGGACGAGGCGGTCCGGCGAGCCCGCGACGATTCCCGGCGGCCCGAGACGCTCCCGCCGGACGGACCGGGCTGGGTCGTCCTCGTCGCCCGCCAGATCGTGCCCGGCGACGACGCTGGGCCCGCCGAACGAGAGCGCCTCCGGCGAGAGATCCAGCGTCTCGCTCCGGCGCGCCGGCTCGCCCTGCGCGGCGACGTCGGGAGCATCGACCTCCGCCTCGTGGCCAGCTGTCCCCAGGACGATCCGCTCGGCCTCATCATCGCCGGCCGGATCGCCGCCTTCATCGGCCGGCCGGTGGCCGTCTCACGGACGTTCATCGACCCGGACGATCGAGCGACCGCGGAGGCCGCGGCCCGCGGCGCGCTCGAGGCGGGCGAGGTCCTGTCCGGCCCGCCGGCGGTTCTTCGAGCGGATCGGTCGCCGGTCTACCGGCTCATCGGCAACCTGCACAACCTGCCGGACGGACTTCGCCTGTCGCGGGCACTCCTCGCACCGCTGCTCAGCGGCCGTCCCACGGCGGAGCGAGTGCGACTCGCGACCCTCCGATCCGTGCTCGATCATGGATCGCTGCTCGCGGTGGCGGCGGAGCTCGGCGTCCATCGGAACACTGTGGCCTACCGCATCCGTCGGCTGGAGGCGCTCGGCGGCTGGGATCTCGCCGACCCGGAGCTCCGTCTCGCGCTCGGCGTGGCCCTCAGAATTGTGCAATCGGTACAAGACTAGAACCGATTCGCTACCTTCCGGCGCCATCACCCCGCGGTATCCTCCGAGCATGCGACCATGTCCGGGGATCGGGCTGTGTTCGCGGCACAATTGGCGGTCACCCGGCGGCGGCCGCCATCGTCTCGACCGAGGAGTGCTCCATGATCGATACCCAGCGCGTCGACGGGCTCGAGGCCATCGAAGCGGCCAAGGCGAACGGGATCCGATTCGTCCAGCTCCAGTTCACGGACATCCTCGGCCTCGTCAAGGCGGTGACGATCCCGCTCCACCAGATGGAGGGCTCCGTCCGCCACGGGACCTGGTTCGACGGGAGCTCGATCGAGGGGTTCACCCGGATCGCGGAGTCGGATCAGTACCTCATGCCGGATATGAGCACGTTCGCCGAGATCCCGTGGCAGAAGGGCGCCGGCCCGCGTGGCACGGCCCGCGTCATCTGCGACGTGTACACCCCGAAGGGCGAATCGTTCGCGGGCGATCCGCGGTTCGTCCTCCGTCGCCAGGTCGAGAAGGCACGGAAGCTCGGCTACATCGTCAACACCGGTCCCGAGCTCGAGTTCTTCCTCTTCCGGCGCGGTGAGGACGGCTCGATCCAGCCCCTCCCCCACGACCAGGCCGGCTACTTCGACTTCTCGACGGACCTCGCCCAGGAGATCCGCCAGGACATGGTGGACGCCCTCGAGGCGTTCGGGATCAAGGTGGAGGCGGCCCACCACGAGGTCGCCGCCGGGCAGCACGAGATCGACTTCGAGTACTCGGACGCCCTCCGCACGGCCGACAACGCGATCACCTTCAAGTACACCCTCAAGGCGATCGCCCAGCAGCACGGCCTGTACGCGACATTCATGCCCAAGCCGATCCACGGCATCAACGGCTCCGGGATGCACACCCACCAGAGCCTCTACTCGATCGCCGAGTCGCGCAACGCGTTCGCGGACCCGGACACGAAGTACGGCCTGTCAGACCTCGCCCGATCGTACATGGCGGGGATCCTCGCCCACGCTCGGGGCATGATCGCCGTCCTCGCCCCGACCGTGAATTCGTACAAGCGGCTCGTTCCCGGGTACGAGGCGCCGACCTACCTCACCTGGGGCCGGACGAACCGCTCCGCCCTCATCCGCGTGCCGATGGTGTCGCCCGGTCGCTCCATCGAAGGGACGCGGGTCGAGGTCCGCTGCCCGGATCCGTCGTCGAACACCTACCTCGCCTTCGCCGCGATGATCGCGGCTGGACTCGACGGCGTGGAACGGGGGCTCGAGCTCGCCGAGCCGGTCGAGGAGTCGCTCTTCGAGATGGACGCCGCGCGGATCGCCGAGAAGGGGATCAAGGAGCTTCCCGGCTCCCTCGGCGACGCGCTCGAGGAGCTCGAGAAGGACGCCGTCATCCGCGAAGCGCTCGGCGACCACGTCCTCAACCACTTCGTCGCGGCCAAGCGTGCCGAGTGGGACGAGTACCGCACCCAGGTCTCGGACTGGGAGGTCGGCCGCTACCTCGACATGTTCTGAGCCGGCCGGGCGGCAGGGGCGGGCGGGCTCGGGCGGGCGCGCGGCGCAGGGGGCGGGCGCAGGGGCTCGGGGCTCGGGGCTCGGGGCGGGCGGGCGCGCGGCGCAGGGGGCGGGCGCGCCGCCCTCGTTATCAGCCGGACG
The DNA window shown above is from Chloroflexota bacterium and carries:
- the glnA gene encoding type I glutamate--ammonia ligase yields the protein MIDTQRVDGLEAIEAAKANGIRFVQLQFTDILGLVKAVTIPLHQMEGSVRHGTWFDGSSIEGFTRIAESDQYLMPDMSTFAEIPWQKGAGPRGTARVICDVYTPKGESFAGDPRFVLRRQVEKARKLGYIVNTGPELEFFLFRRGEDGSIQPLPHDQAGYFDFSTDLAQEIRQDMVDALEAFGIKVEAAHHEVAAGQHEIDFEYSDALRTADNAITFKYTLKAIAQQHGLYATFMPKPIHGINGSGMHTHQSLYSIAESRNAFADPDTKYGLSDLARSYMAGILAHARGMIAVLAPTVNSYKRLVPGYEAPTYLTWGRTNRSALIRVPMVSPGRSIEGTRVEVRCPDPSSNTYLAFAAMIAAGLDGVERGLELAEPVEESLFEMDAARIAEKGIKELPGSLGDALEELEKDAVIREALGDHVLNHFVAAKRAEWDEYRTQVSDWEVGRYLDMF
- a CDS encoding helix-turn-helix domain-containing protein yields the protein MATLGELHRDLFPSAVARLGSLDGERAIGWVRVLKARVPAFDALDAGDLALVPLSALAIVAAGATEVAALAEGLARSGVSGVVLVAGDVGVASDRAGILGSAGAVGQAGTVGQVAGVGSAAAVGSAGAVGSADALGQALERSLAEVDVPTIAIAGVDVASLERAIIGYLVNRRAELERQASLLEAQLQRLALGESDLPALVRAIGAFLGRAVALEGSRGDTLAVEAPADVVAAAAASAGYLTRIGTARARSVALRVSLPTASGPSGALLLLGERPVGELERVVAERIAGLVALEIARDEAVRRARDDSRRPETLPPDGPGWVVLVARQIVPGDDAGPAERERLRREIQRLAPARRLALRGDVGSIDLRLVASCPQDDPLGLIIAGRIAAFIGRPVAVSRTFIDPDDRATAEAAARGALEAGEVLSGPPAVLRADRSPVYRLIGNLHNLPDGLRLSRALLAPLLSGRPTAERVRLATLRSVLDHGSLLAVAAELGVHRNTVAYRIRRLEALGGWDLADPELRLALGVALRIVQSVQD